GCACAGAGGTTCGAGAGAGACGGTCATACAATCGATCGAGTTCAAGCATAAACGGGAGTTCCAAGCCTCCCTAGACTATGCCATGCTCTAGAAAGAGTTGAGGAAAAGAACCTTGGCAAAAGTGGGTGATGCCATCCAGGCTGCAAATGCGAACTGGTCTTTCGGGGGGCAAACCCGCGAACAGTTTGAACAGCATATTCATAAATCTGTTCCCTTTTATGCCGAAGGACATCAGCTTGTGGAGGCGCTCTCTGATTTCTTTCTAGTGGAAGGTTCAGTTTGCTATGACTTAGGCTGCTCCACCGGTTCACTTATGGTCTCGCTCGCGGAACGTCATGCCAACAGGCAGATTCAGTTTATCGGCATTGACTGCGAAGCCGATATGGCTCAGCAGGCGCAGGCCCAAGGTCAAACCTTTGCCAATATTGAGATCCGTCACCAGAACTTGATTGATGTAGAGCTGGAGCCAGCCGACCTGATTGTGGCCTATTACACGATGCAATTCGTCAATCCCAAGCATCGCCAAGCCATCTTCAATCAGATTTACGAAGCCCTTAACTGGGGCGGCGGTTTAATTTTGTTTGAGAAAGTGCGCGCCCCCGATGCTCGCTTCCAGGACATGACGACGACGCTCTACACCGACTTTAAGTTGCAGCAGGGTTATTCCGGCGATGAGATTGTAGCCAAGACCCGCAGTCTAAAAGGAGTCTTGGAACCTTTTTCCACTGCAGGCAATCTAGGATTATTAGAACGAGCCGGTTTTGTCGATATTATGACAGTGATGAAGTACGTTTGTTTCGAGGGTTTCCTAGCCATCAAGTGATCTAGAGGTGGTGCGAAACAGTTGGAGATAAATAAATGACCTATGCCCTAACCATACGCTTAAAAACTCAGTTCTAAGCTATGTATTCTCCCCCCTTTTTCAAGGGAGGCTGAGGGGGATCTGACTCGTGGCCGTATGCAACAGGCTTGCTAAAATTACGGGTTGTAGAGCGATAGCTGAGGGAAGAGCATACTTTAAAGTGTGGCAGATGTACCACCATTTTGGCCCGTGCCTAGTTATCACGACTAATTACTATTTGAAGAGTTATCAACGATGCAAAGATATCTAAAATTTTCTCTACTGACTTTATTCATTGCGCTATCCGCATGTACAAATGGGAATCTCACGGAGAACAGCAGCATTGAAACGGCTGCTGAACCAGAGAATATTGACTCAGCGTTCACTCAAGGTGCCGAGCCAGAAGATGTTGAACCGACGGTAGAAGGCGTCGGACGGATCGAATCGGAATCAGAGCCAACACCAGTGGCAGCCGCCCCCAGCGAGGTGCTTCAGACCCAGCCAGG
This DNA window, taken from Acaryochloris thomasi RCC1774, encodes the following:
- a CDS encoding methyltransferase domain-containing protein; protein product: MAKVGDAIQAANANWSFGGQTREQFEQHIHKSVPFYAEGHQLVEALSDFFLVEGSVCYDLGCSTGSLMVSLAERHANRQIQFIGIDCEADMAQQAQAQGQTFANIEIRHQNLIDVELEPADLIVAYYTMQFVNPKHRQAIFNQIYEALNWGGGLILFEKVRAPDARFQDMTTTLYTDFKLQQGYSGDEIVAKTRSLKGVLEPFSTAGNLGLLERAGFVDIMTVMKYVCFEGFLAIK